In Serinus canaria isolate serCan28SL12 chromosome 5, serCan2020, whole genome shotgun sequence, the following proteins share a genomic window:
- the SNAPC1 gene encoding snRNA-activating protein complex subunit 1: protein MSSLPGLKEDCEELLGAFQQADTVRFERFAELWRERRFHTIFYGRIRALERNKITKKTLDLARQYFFPPYSFQIRVGALYLLYGLYNAQLCQPKQKIRIALKDWPEIQKFHLDLLDSQHYDAAYIFRRLRLARAFHFTAMPKLLTYRTKKKIEENYFKEEFKDPSNRVNSLITNDVLEELMNVHDHYQKMKCVISADKSQPDKALSLIKDDFVVNLKDITLEHQEWQQSRMKLFRNAKVTPETENKKKEETWLESEGPERASALARIKYKSYSAVVEVSKSRRHRQVQLESSESGPSCGKSPGRSKKASRTPQPARRGSSEVRGEMQVAEETVTRHIGMPVITEEDSDEGEVSLPKRRR from the exons ATGAGCTCCTTGCCGGGGCTGAAGGAGGACTGCGAGGAGCTGCTCGGCGCCTTCCAGCAGGCAGACACCGTCCGCTTCGAGCGCTTCGCCGAGCTGTGGCGGGAGCGCCGCTTCCACACCATCTTCTA TGGTAGAATAAGAGCTTTGGAGAGGAATAAGATCACAAAGAAGACTCTAGATCTGGCCCGGCAGTACTTCTTTCCCCCCTACTCCTTCCAGATCCGAGTTGGTGCTCTGTACCTTCTGTATGGGCTCTATAATGCCCAGCTTTGTCAGCCAAAACAAAAG ATCAGAATTGCACTCAAGGATTGGCCTGAAATCCAGAAATTTCATCTGGATCTGCTTGACTCCCAGCACTATGATGCAGCCTATATCTTCAGGAGACTGCGACTTGCCAGAGCCTTCCATTTCACAGCAATGCCAAAGCTA CTGACCTACAGAACTAAGAAGAAGAttgaggaaaattattttaaagaagaatttaAGGACCCTAGTAACAGAGTAAACAGCCTCATCACTAATGATGTATTGGAG gaacTGATGAATGTTCATGACCACTACCAGAAAATGAAGTGTGTCATTTCAGCTGACAAATCCCAGCCAGACAAGGCCCTGAGCTTGATAAAAGATGACTTTGTGGTTAATCTCAAAGACATAACCTTGGAACATCAGgaatggcagcagagcagaatg AAATTATTCCGAAATGCTAAAGTAACtcctgaaacagaaaacaaaaagaaagaggagactTGGCTAGAGTCAGAG GGTCCTGAAAGAGCAAGTGCCCTGGCCAGAATCAAATACAAGTCTTATTCTGCAGTTGTTGAG GTTTCCAAATCCAGGAGACATCGGCAAGTGCAGTTGGAATCCTCTGAATCAGGGCCCAGTTGTGGAAAGTCTCCAGGTCGAAGTAAAAAAGCCAGCAGGACACCACAGCCAGCAAGGAGAGGTTCTTCAGAAGTTAGAG GTGAAATGCAAGTGGCAGAGGAAACTGTAACTCGGCATATTGGGATGCCAGTAATCACAGAAGAGGACTCAGATGAAGGAG aagtatCTCTCCCCAAGAGGAGAAGATGA